GCGCTTGTTGTTACGGCTCTGCTGCTCGCCATTCTGTGGAGCAGCCTGCTGGTTGTTCTGTGGCTTGGCTGCCTTAGGGGCATTCTGCTGTTTGGCATCCTTTGGAGCATTTGGCTGGTCGCCATTCTCGCTGTTGTTGCGAGGATTCTTCTCCTTTCGGTCGTTTGGTTTGTTTGGCTTGCGCTTGTGAGAAGTTTGGTCACGGTCTTTCTGGCGACGGCTCTTGGCGCTGGTCTTGGTCTTACCCTCACTATTGGCATTGTTGCCTTCGTTTCCATTTTCGCCGTTGTTCTTGTTTTCTCCGTTGTTTCTGTTCTCGGCGTTCTTCTTGTTGCGGCTTTCTCCGTTCTTGCCACGGCCTTTTCCGCCTTGCTTTCCGCCCTTTCCACCACGGCCGTTGTTCTTCTTAGGCTTGTTGAGCTTGATGTATTCAGGGCCTTCGCCGCAACCTTCCGGCAATGGCATCTTCTCTACCACTTTTTCCAGGAACTTCTCTATCTGCTGGAACCAGTACTGGTCTTCCTCGTTTACGAAGGTGATGGCTCTACCGTCACGGTTGGCACGGGCTGTACGACCGATGCGGTGAACGTAATCCTCTGTATCGTGAGGAACATCGTAGTTGATAACCATCTCGATGTCATCGATGTCGATTCCACGAGCCACGATATCGGTAGCCACGAGCACATCATATTGTCCGCTCTTAAACTTGAACATCACGTCGTCGCGCTCTGCCTGCTCCAGGTCGGAGTGCATCGCACCGCAGTTGATGCCTATCTGCTGAAGGGCTGCTGCCAACTGCTTCACCTTCATCTTGCTGCCGCTGAACACGATGACACGCTTCATGTCGCCAGCTTTGAAGATTTCCTTGATAATGGTCATCTTCTGGGTTTCATAGCATACGTAAGCCTCCTGCTTGATCTTCTCGGCTGGTTTGCTTACGGCGAGCTTAATCTCTACAGGGTCTTTGAGCAAGGTCTTAGCCAGTTCCTCAATCTTCTCTGGCATGGTGGCAGAGAACATGATGGTCTGGCAGGTCTTAGGCAACTTGCTTGCGATGGTGTTGATGTCCTCAGAGAAACCCATGTCGAGCATGCGGTCGGCCTCATCAAGGATGAAGAAGCTCACCTTGCTCAAATCCACGTTACCCAGAGAAATGTGGGTGATGAGGCGGCCAGGGGTAGCGATAACTACATCGGCACCCATGCGGAGGCTCTTCAATTCCTGGTCGTAGCGGTTGCCGTCGTTGCCGCCATATACTGCCACGCTGCTCACATCTTGCAGATAGTAGCCGAAGCCCTGCATTGCCTGGTCTATCTGCTGAGCCAACTCGCGGGTTGGTGACATGATGATGCAGTTGATGGCATCTTTTGGATAACCGCCATCGTCGAGCTTGCTCAAAACTGGGAGCAGGTAGGCTGCAGTCTTACCGGTACCGGTCTGTGCAACGCCTAACACGTCGTGACCTTCCAATATCTCTGGTATACATTTTTCCTGTACGGGGGTGCAAGTGTCGAATCGCATGTCGTATAATGCGTCGAGCACGTTGTCGTTTAAATCTAATTCGTCGAAATACATTTCTATAAA
The Segatella copri DNA segment above includes these coding regions:
- a CDS encoding DEAD/DEAH box helicase; amino-acid sequence: MYFDELDLNDNVLDALYDMRFDTCTPVQEKCIPEILEGHDVLGVAQTGTGKTAAYLLPVLSKLDDGGYPKDAINCIIMSPTRELAQQIDQAMQGFGYYLQDVSSVAVYGGNDGNRYDQELKSLRMGADVVIATPGRLITHISLGNVDLSKVSFFILDEADRMLDMGFSEDINTIASKLPKTCQTIMFSATMPEKIEELAKTLLKDPVEIKLAVSKPAEKIKQEAYVCYETQKMTIIKEIFKAGDMKRVIVFSGSKMKVKQLAAALQQIGINCGAMHSDLEQAERDDVMFKFKSGQYDVLVATDIVARGIDIDDIEMVINYDVPHDTEDYVHRIGRTARANRDGRAITFVNEEDQYWFQQIEKFLEKVVEKMPLPEGCGEGPEYIKLNKPKKNNGRGGKGGKQGGKGRGKNGESRNKKNAENRNNGENKNNGENGNEGNNANSEGKTKTSAKSRRQKDRDQTSHKRKPNKPNDRKEKNPRNNSENGDQPNAPKDAKQQNAPKAAKPQNNQQAAPQNGEQQSRNNKRRNNNKRRYDENGNQQPNGNQRPGTENNVRPGSNGRGRGVAQKKQGTSQQKQQNTEGSGNRKYAPVVNPQKNENAVKKFIKRIFGFGK